From the Streptomonospora nanhaiensis genome, the window GGACATCGCCTCCCTGGGCGGCACCACCTCGCTGCTGCTGCTGATGGTGTTCAGCGTCGTCAACGTGTCGGTACTGGTCCTGCGCCGCGAGAAGGTCGAGCACGAGCACTTCAAGGCGCCGACCATCGCGCCGGTGCTGGCCGTGGTGCTGTCGGTGTTCTTCGCCAGCCCGCTCACCGGGCGGCCGCTGCGCGAGTACGCGATCGCCGGCATCCTGCTCGCCATCGGCGTGGTGTTCTGGTTCGCCAACTACGCCATCACCCGCAACAAGCGGTTCTCCCCCGAGAAGCTGAACGGCTAGCCGCCGCGCCCGCCACCGCCGCCCCCACCGCCGACCGCGCGGTGGGGGCGGCGGTGTTCCGGGGGCCGGGGCCGCCCGGGTCCACCGCTTCGTGGATCCGCGGCGCCTTGGATCCACCGTTCCCTGGATTCAGGAATCTCTGTATGGTGGTGCCGTGCTCACCATCGCCTCCGACATCGACGCCCTCGCCCGCTTCGGCCGCGCCCTGGCCGACCCCCTCCGCTGCCGCGTGCTGCTGGCGCTGCGCGAGGCCCCCGCCCACCCCGCCGACCTCGCCGAGTCCCTGGGCGTGAGCCGCACCCGGCTGTCCAACCACCTGGCCTGCCTGCGCGACTGCGGGCTGGTGGTCGCCGTGCCGGTGGGCCGCCGGGTGCGCTACGAACTCGCCGACGCACGGCTCGGCCACGCGCTGGACGACCTGCGCTCGGCCGTGCCGGCCGTGCGGACCGACGCCTCGTGCCCCGACGCCGCCGAAGAGGGCTGCTGCTGATGGCCGCGCTCCCCCCACCCGCCGCCCCCGCCGGGGCGCGCCGCGCGGTCCTGGTGCGCCGCGTCCGGCTGCTGGTGGCCGCCACCATCGCCTACAACACCGTCGAGGCGGGGGTGGCGCTGGCCGCCGGCGCCGCCGCCTCCTCCACCGCGCTCATCGGGTTCGGGCTGGACTCCCTGATCGAGGTGTCCTCGGCCGCCGCCGTGGCCTGGCAGTTCTCCGCCCGCACCGCCGAGGCGCGCCGGGCCCGCGAGCGGCGGGCGCTGCGCGTCATCGCGGTGTCGTTCTTCGCGCTGGCCGCCTACGTGACCGTGGAGGCGGTGCGCGCGCCGGCCGGGGCGGGCGGGGCCGACACCTCGGTGCCCGGCATCGTGCTGGCCGCCGCCTCGGTGGCCGTCATGCCGTTCCTGAGCCTCGCCCAGCGCCGCGCGGGCCGCGAACTCGGGTCGGCCACGGCGGTGGCCGACTCCAGGCAGACGCTGCTGTGCACCTACCTCTCGGCCGCGCTGCTGGTGGGGCTGCTGGCCAACGCGCTGCTCGGGTGGTCCTGGGCCGACCCCGCGGCGGCGCTGGTGATCGCCGCGCTGGCCGTCAAGGAGGGCCGCGAGGCCTGGCGCGGCGACTCCTGCTGCGCGCCCGCCGGGATCGCGCTCGCGGCCCGCCCCGCCGCCGAGGACTCCTGCGGCTGCGGCCCCGACCGCGCCTGCCGCTGAGCGGCCCCGCCCGGCGCGGGCCGGGCCGGGCGGGTGCCCCTCGGGCGCCGGCTAGGAGGCGGCGGCGCCGTCGGCATAGGCGTCGGCGTACTCGGCGGCGGGCGGGATCGGCTGGATGACGTCGAGCAGCACGCCGTCGGGGGCGGCCACGATGAAGTGGCGCTGACCGAAGGGCTCGTCGCGCAGCGGCAGCACCGGCACGCACCCGTGCTCGCCGGTCAGCCGCGCGTGGACCGCGTCAACGTCGTCGACCTCCAGGTTGAGGAGGAGCCCCCGGGCGGGGGTGCCGTACCCCTCGGGGACGGTCTGGTGCCCCGGATCGAGCACGGCGAGTTCGGCGTCCCCCAGCCGCAGGCTGACGTACCAGTCGCTCGCGAAGGTCGTCTCGAAGCCCAGCACGTCCCGGTAGAAGTCCGCCGCCGCCGCGACGTCGCCGGACATGACGACCGGGTAGAAGCTCGTGACCGCCATGGGTCCCCCTTTTACGTACAATGCGTATGTATCAGTGCTGCGGCCAGCTTACATACACAACGCACGTAAAGGAACCCGCCCGTGCCCCGCGCCTCCGCCTCCGCCGCCGCCCAGACCGCGCGCCAGGTCCTGGCCTCGGCGACCGACCTGTTCGCCGCCCAGGGGTTCGCCGCCGTCTCCCTCGACGACGTGGCCCGCGCCGCCGGAGTGACCCGCGGCGCCGTCTACCACCACTACGCCAACAAGACCGGGCTGTTCCGCGCGGTGGCCGCGCACCTGCAGGCCGACGTGGCCGCGGCCGTGGTGGGGGCCGCCGAGCGCGCCGAGCCCGACCCCCGGGCGCGGCTGCGGGCGGGCAGCCACGCGTTCCTCGACGCCATCACCGCCGCGCCGGCGGTGCGGGTGCTGCTGGTGGACGCCCCCGCGGTCATCGGCTGGGCCCAGTGGCGCGCTCTGGACGCCGAGCACTCCGCCGCCCACCTCCGCGACGCACTGGCCGAGGCCGGGGTGGACGGCGGCCTCCTCGACGCGCTGACGGCGCAGTTGTCGGGCGCCATGAACGAGGCCGCGCTGTGGCTGGCCGAGCGCGCGGACGACGCCGCCGCACGGGAGTCCGCGCACCGGGCCCTCGACCGACTCCTTGAGGCAGTGGCACCCCGGCCCGCCTAGGTCCTGTTTTTTGAAAGGTCTGCGGGGCGGGCTGGTCTTCGGTAA encodes:
- a CDS encoding ArsR/SmtB family transcription factor, which produces MLTIASDIDALARFGRALADPLRCRVLLALREAPAHPADLAESLGVSRTRLSNHLACLRDCGLVVAVPVGRRVRYELADARLGHALDDLRSAVPAVRTDASCPDAAEEGCC
- a CDS encoding TetR family transcriptional regulator, which translates into the protein MPRASASAAAQTARQVLASATDLFAAQGFAAVSLDDVARAAGVTRGAVYHHYANKTGLFRAVAAHLQADVAAAVVGAAERAEPDPRARLRAGSHAFLDAITAAPAVRVLLVDAPAVIGWAQWRALDAEHSAAHLRDALAEAGVDGGLLDALTAQLSGAMNEAALWLAERADDAAARESAHRALDRLLEAVAPRPA
- a CDS encoding cation transporter, with the translated sequence MAALPPPAAPAGARRAVLVRRVRLLVAATIAYNTVEAGVALAAGAAASSTALIGFGLDSLIEVSSAAAVAWQFSARTAEARRARERRALRVIAVSFFALAAYVTVEAVRAPAGAGGADTSVPGIVLAAASVAVMPFLSLAQRRAGRELGSATAVADSRQTLLCTYLSAALLVGLLANALLGWSWADPAAALVIAALAVKEGREAWRGDSCCAPAGIALAARPAAEDSCGCGPDRACR
- a CDS encoding VOC family protein, with amino-acid sequence MAVTSFYPVVMSGDVAAAADFYRDVLGFETTFASDWYVSLRLGDAELAVLDPGHQTVPEGYGTPARGLLLNLEVDDVDAVHARLTGEHGCVPVLPLRDEPFGQRHFIVAAPDGVLLDVIQPIPPAAEYADAYADGAAAS